The following are encoded in a window of Methanobrevibacter ruminantium M1 genomic DNA:
- a CDS encoding TIGR04083 family peptide-modifying radical SAM enzyme, translated as MTFHVMIIPTLGCPSNCSYCWGSEDNAELMDIDVIKQIVEWLADFRDEPVHFTFHGGEPLLAGYDFYKEALPLLNDAETHETEGFSLQSNLWLLDEEMVELFSKYNIAISTSIDGPKEINDYQRGEGYYDKTMKSVKLATDHNIQINFVCTFTSYSKDFSDEIYDFFKANGLNLKIHAALPSLRGNNADPWALPQDEHGKLLIDWLDKYLYDLDKFVIMDLDHIAKSSLRRVGTLCTFNDCMGTTLAVGHDGSIYPCYRFVGMDEYIMGNVYDKPSMETLEQSEAWEKLMEFKNFVDEDCADCKFIKFCRGGCPYNGIVATQSPRAVDPQCEAYKMIFGEVSRRANEDFKKNAMAAFGGAPRVRKEGDPFSIMDLMTKM; from the coding sequence ATGACTTTTCATGTAATGATTATACCTACTTTAGGTTGCCCTTCCAACTGTTCATATTGTTGGGGCTCTGAGGACAATGCAGAATTAATGGATATCGATGTAATTAAGCAAATTGTTGAATGGCTAGCTGATTTTAGGGATGAGCCGGTTCACTTCACCTTCCATGGAGGAGAACCTTTACTTGCAGGCTATGATTTTTATAAGGAAGCTCTTCCTCTTTTAAATGATGCAGAGACCCATGAAACTGAAGGTTTTTCATTGCAAAGTAATTTATGGCTTTTAGATGAGGAAATGGTTGAATTATTCTCTAAATATAATATAGCAATAAGCACAAGCATTGACGGCCCTAAGGAGATCAATGACTATCAAAGGGGCGAAGGCTACTATGACAAGACAATGAAATCAGTTAAGTTAGCTACAGACCATAACATTCAAATTAATTTTGTATGTACCTTCACATCCTACTCTAAAGATTTTTCAGATGAGATATATGATTTCTTTAAGGCAAATGGATTGAATTTAAAAATCCATGCTGCACTTCCATCCCTTCGTGGAAATAATGCAGATCCATGGGCTCTTCCTCAGGATGAGCATGGAAAATTGCTTATTGATTGGCTGGATAAATATCTCTATGACTTGGATAAGTTTGTAATTATGGATTTGGACCATATCGCTAAAAGCAGCTTAAGAAGGGTTGGAACCCTATGTACATTTAATGATTGCATGGGAACTACATTGGCTGTTGGCCATGATGGTTCAATCTATCCTTGCTATCGTTTTGTCGGAATGGATGAGTATATAATGGGCAATGTTTATGACAAGCCATCTATGGAGACTTTAGAGCAATCTGAAGCTTGGGAAAAGCTTATGGAATTTAAGAATTTCGTAGATGAGGACTGTGCAGACTGTAAATTCATTAAATTCTGCAGAGGAGGATGTCCGTATAATGGAATAGTGGCTACACAATCTCCAAGGGCGGTGGACCCTCAATGTGAAGCTTATAAGATGATCTTTGGTGAAGTCTCAAGAAGAGCAAATGAAGACTTTAAGAAAAATGCAATGGCGGCATTTGGTGGTGCCCCAAGGGTTAGAAAAGAAGGAGATCCTTTTTCAATAATGGATTTGATGACTAAAATGTAA
- the galU gene encoding UTP--glucose-1-phosphate uridylyltransferase GalU, with protein sequence MKAVIPAAGLGTRFLPATKAQPKEMLPVYDKPTIQYVIEESVNSGVDDILIVTGKGKRSIEDHFDRSFELEHHLKTKGKEDFLKEIEYISDLADIHFIRQKKQKGLGDAIYCAKKHVGNDPFVVMLGDTITKDTVPCTKQLIDIYEKYEKSVIALEEVPDEKVERYGIIGGEEIEDSIYKIDKLVEKPPLRVAPSNLAIMGRYVLTPDIFDCIENVEPGYGGEIQLTDALSKLDEIYGQVFKGESYDIGNRIDWLKTSLRFALEDDSARDDILEFIKEEII encoded by the coding sequence ATGAAAGCAGTCATTCCTGCAGCAGGGCTTGGAACAAGATTCCTTCCTGCTACTAAAGCTCAACCAAAAGAGATGTTGCCGGTTTATGACAAGCCGACCATTCAATATGTAATAGAAGAGTCTGTAAATTCCGGTGTAGATGATATTCTAATCGTAACTGGTAAGGGTAAAAGATCAATTGAAGACCATTTTGACAGGTCCTTCGAATTGGAACACCATTTGAAAACCAAAGGAAAAGAAGATTTCCTAAAGGAAATTGAATATATTTCAGATTTGGCAGATATTCATTTTATAAGACAGAAAAAGCAAAAAGGTCTTGGAGATGCTATATATTGTGCTAAAAAGCATGTCGGCAATGATCCTTTTGTTGTCATGTTAGGGGATACCATTACAAAGGATACAGTTCCGTGCACAAAGCAATTGATTGACATCTATGAAAAGTATGAAAAATCTGTTATCGCCCTTGAAGAGGTTCCGGATGAAAAGGTTGAAAGATATGGTATAATAGGCGGTGAAGAGATAGAGGATTCAATCTATAAGATTGATAAGTTAGTGGAAAAGCCACCTCTTAGAGTAGCACCAAGTAATTTGGCTATTATGGGAAGATATGTCCTTACACCTGACATTTTTGATTGCATTGAAAATGTGGAGCCTGGATACGGTGGAGAAATCCAATTGACTGATGCCTTAAGCAAGCTTGATGAGATTTATGGCCAGGTATTTAAGGGAGAGTCATATGATATTGGAAACCGTATTGATTGGCTAAAGACTTCCTTAAGGTTTGCATTGGAAGATGACAGTGCAAGAGATGATATATTGGAATTCATTAAAGAAGAGATTATTTAA
- a CDS encoding DUF371 domain-containing protein, which yields MNFKIKAKGHKNVLSLHKSTFEITKDKDLSLSGDCIIGLDIDKCMLDFPKEFKEKLANDETIVTVKLKSPNAYDEIVGYGHHDLTLDHPTDIVCRKSDFICSRTLMIKSDKAAIDLNRDLIEDLANGESLDVEIILS from the coding sequence ATGAATTTTAAAATTAAGGCAAAGGGACATAAGAACGTTTTATCCCTACATAAATCCACTTTTGAAATAACCAAAGACAAGGATCTCTCCTTATCTGGGGATTGCATTATTGGTTTGGACATTGATAAGTGCATGTTGGACTTTCCTAAGGAATTTAAGGAAAAATTAGCAAATGATGAGACTATAGTGACTGTGAAATTAAAAAGCCCAAATGCTTATGATGAGATAGTGGGATATGGCCATCATGACTTGACTTTAGACCATCCGACAGATATTGTATGCAGAAAAAGTGATTTTATATGCTCAAGAACTTTAATGATTAAATCTGATAAGGCAGCTATTGATTTAAATAGAGATTTAATCGAGGATTTGGCTAATGGTGAATCATTAGATGTGGAAATCATTTTAAGCTAA
- a CDS encoding GIY-YIG nuclease family protein, whose product MKGTYCLIISMKKSDKIKIGNLYPEAYKFKKGYYVYIGSAMNSLISRLNRHLSDDKKMHWHIDYLLTSEYSEIREILFTDSEKRIECDLANEIAEDGLEIEGFGCSDCNCNSHLIFFNRKRDALRRVKDAYESLGIEYYDLKYFRTIDNKKD is encoded by the coding sequence ATGAAAGGAACATATTGTTTAATAATATCTATGAAAAAATCGGATAAAATCAAAATAGGCAATCTATATCCAGAAGCTTATAAATTCAAGAAAGGATATTATGTCTACATCGGCTCTGCAATGAATTCACTTATCTCACGCCTAAATAGACACTTATCTGATGATAAAAAGATGCATTGGCATATAGATTATCTCCTAACAAGCGAATATAGCGAAATTCGAGAGATACTTTTTACAGACTCTGAAAAAAGAATCGAATGTGATCTAGCAAACGAAATAGCTGAAGACGGATTGGAAATTGAAGGATTTGGCTGTTCTGATTGCAATTGCAATTCCCATTTAATATTCTTCAATAGAAAAAGAGATGCTTTAAGAAGGGTTAAGGACGCTTATGAATCATTAGGTATTGAATATTATGATTTAAAATATTTTAGAACCATAGATAATAAAAAGGATTAG
- a CDS encoding TIGR04165 family Cys-rich peptide, with product MKFEDLMAKCPKCGSQDKTAVRRFIDNHHAHAELKEFKCDNCGFVYETGKDYEDNEDETIKKGLIKELNKTM from the coding sequence ATGAAATTTGAAGATTTAATGGCAAAATGTCCAAAATGCGGTTCTCAAGATAAAACTGCTGTTAGAAGATTTATTGACAATCATCATGCTCATGCTGAATTAAAAGAGTTTAAATGTGATAACTGCGGTTTTGTTTATGAAACTGGAAAAGATTATGAGGATAATGAAGACGAAACAATTAAAAAAGGCTTAATCAAAGAATTAAATAAAACAATGTAA
- a CDS encoding ABC transporter permease, which yields MSLEILKKGTSENFLLKQIIRKNFTSKYKDSVLGILWSFFNPLITMALLTAIFSSVFARNIENFPVYFLTGRCVIDFFNSGTKIAMTSLKKNSGILNKIFVPRYVFALGGIFSEFINFLMSMIVLIVIMIVTRAPFHLYAIFSVIPIAILFILILGVGLTLSILCTKFTDIEYLYKIFTSLLVYACAIFYPIDIVPQPIRQYMELNPIYGIIAQFREFVMYGRFPSTKLMLITFLTSIVIFIIGVIIFKKYQNRITLEL from the coding sequence ATGTCGTTAGAAATTCTAAAAAAAGGCACAAGTGAAAACTTTTTGCTAAAGCAGATCATTAGGAAAAATTTTACAAGCAAATATAAGGATTCTGTTTTAGGCATACTTTGGAGTTTTTTCAATCCTTTAATCACAATGGCCCTATTGACAGCGATTTTTTCATCAGTCTTTGCAAGAAACATTGAAAATTTCCCTGTTTACTTCTTAACAGGCCGTTGCGTTATTGATTTTTTCAATAGCGGAACTAAAATAGCTATGACCTCACTTAAAAAGAACAGCGGTATTTTAAATAAGATATTTGTTCCAAGATATGTATTTGCATTGGGAGGAATCTTTTCTGAATTCATTAACTTTTTAATGAGTATGATAGTGCTTATTGTGATTATGATTGTAACTAGGGCGCCTTTCCATTTATATGCTATTTTTTCAGTCATTCCAATAGCCATCCTATTCATACTGATTTTAGGAGTTGGACTGACACTTTCCATACTCTGTACCAAATTTACAGACATTGAATATTTATATAAGATATTTACCAGCTTATTAGTATATGCTTGTGCGATATTTTATCCAATAGACATTGTTCCACAACCTATCAGACAGTATATGGAATTAAATCCGATTTATGGTATTATAGCTCAATTCAGAGAGTTTGTCATGTATGGAAGATTCCCATCAACAAAGTTGATGCTGATAACCTTTTTAACTTCAATAGTAATCTTTATAATTGGAGTAATCATATTTAAGAAATACCAAAACAGAATTACATTAGAGTTATAA
- a CDS encoding DUF1848 domain-containing protein, with product MIINTGLRTDIPGFFSKWFYNRIEEEYVYVRNPYYKSQVFHYKLNPELVDCIIFCTKNPKPMLSNLDKISEFNQFWFVTITPYKKEIEPNVPSVNKVIKSFKELSSQTGKESVSLRYDPILINDKYTLDYHIEAFEKIASSLSDHTSEIIISFIDLYEKTKRNFPQAREVSKEERLIIGKEFSNIARENNLILKTCVEGKELDKFGIDSSGCMTKEVIERAIHNKLDVRVKKSRNRPCDCLLNNDIGEYNTCNHGCLYCYANSNKQLVKRNFKRHDPDSPILIGNIREEDEIKEINQESFLIHEDTVQTKLF from the coding sequence ATGATAATAAATACTGGTTTAAGAACAGACATCCCTGGATTTTTTAGCAAATGGTTCTATAATAGAATTGAAGAGGAATATGTCTACGTCAGAAACCCATACTACAAAAGCCAAGTATTTCATTACAAGCTTAATCCTGAACTGGTTGACTGTATAATATTCTGCACTAAAAATCCAAAGCCTATGCTATCAAATCTAGACAAGATATCTGAATTTAATCAATTCTGGTTTGTTACAATAACTCCCTACAAAAAGGAAATAGAACCTAATGTTCCATCAGTAAACAAAGTCATAAAAAGTTTTAAGGAACTTTCTAGTCAAACTGGAAAAGAAAGCGTATCCTTAAGATATGACCCTATTTTAATAAACGATAAATACACTTTAGATTATCATATTGAGGCATTTGAAAAAATTGCAAGCTCCCTATCAGACCATACAAGCGAAATAATAATCAGCTTCATTGACCTATATGAAAAGACCAAAAGAAACTTCCCACAAGCAAGAGAAGTTTCTAAAGAAGAAAGACTAATTATAGGCAAAGAGTTTTCAAATATAGCAAGAGAAAACAATCTTATCTTAAAGACATGCGTTGAAGGAAAGGAATTAGATAAATTTGGAATAGATTCTTCAGGATGCATGACTAAAGAAGTTATAGAAAGAGCGATACATAATAAGCTCGATGTAAGAGTTAAAAAATCAAGAAACAGACCATGTGACTGTCTTTTAAACAATGATATTGGAGAATACAACACTTGCAATCATGGTTGTCTCTATTGCTATGCAAATTCAAACAAGCAATTGGTTAAGCGAAACTTTAAAAGACACGACCCAGATTCTCCTATATTGATTGGAAATATAAGAGAAGAGGATGAAATTAAAGAAATCAATCAGGAAAGTTTTTTAATTCATGAAGATACAGTTCAGACAAAATTATTTTAA
- a CDS encoding glycosyltransferase family 2 protein, whose protein sequence is MASIVAIIPAYNEEEALADVIAKTSKYVDRVIIVNDGSADRTADVAIEAGAELINHPTNLGKGEALKSGFEAITDDSIIVTIDGDGQHNPDEIPIILKPIIEDGVDLVNGSRYLYGHEENTPAYRRVGQRVLDIATNISAGIKVTDSQSGFRAFSPKARNCFRFKDTGFGIESEMLVDAAEAGLKIVEVPITVRYDVDGSTKDPVTHGVGVLLKIMKDKAVRTFKK, encoded by the coding sequence ATGGCAAGCATAGTGGCTATTATACCTGCATACAATGAAGAGGAAGCTTTGGCTGATGTGATAGCAAAGACTTCAAAGTATGTGGATAGAGTTATTATTGTTAATGATGGCAGTGCTGATAGGACTGCAGATGTGGCTATTGAAGCCGGTGCAGAGCTAATCAATCATCCGACTAATTTAGGAAAAGGAGAGGCATTAAAATCAGGTTTTGAGGCTATTACTGATGATTCAATCATTGTCACAATCGATGGGGACGGCCAGCATAATCCTGATGAGATTCCAATTATTCTTAAGCCTATCATTGAAGATGGAGTTGACCTTGTAAATGGCAGCAGATATTTGTATGGTCATGAGGAGAACACTCCTGCCTATAGGAGAGTTGGACAAAGGGTTTTAGACATTGCCACTAATATCTCTGCAGGAATCAAGGTTACAGACTCTCAAAGTGGTTTTAGAGCATTCTCTCCAAAGGCTAGGAATTGCTTTAGGTTTAAAGACACTGGTTTTGGTATAGAGAGTGAAATGCTAGTGGATGCAGCAGAAGCCGGTTTAAAAATAGTTGAAGTCCCTATAACTGTTCGATATGATGTTGATGGCTCTACTAAAGATCCGGTAACCCATGGTGTTGGTGTATTGCTTAAAATAATGAAAGATAAAGCCGTTAGGACTTTTAAAAAATAG
- a CDS encoding DUF356 domain-containing protein yields MALILIRGENNAKILNAIADVERHANLTLETKPKKVDPKFADKLVENVLKSPLRTKSKVATAFRVKEDTTIAILQVKKIHPPAHIVVVSNTYDGYRELSKIINEGKVFKGYYSNKSSSGTRMKDYKLTKTSTNEGLNIYM; encoded by the coding sequence ATGGCTTTGATATTAATTAGAGGAGAAAACAACGCAAAGATATTAAATGCAATTGCCGATGTAGAAAGGCATGCAAATCTGACTTTAGAAACAAAACCGAAAAAAGTGGATCCTAAATTTGCAGACAAACTAGTTGAAAATGTTTTAAAATCACCTTTAAGAACTAAATCTAAGGTTGCAACCGCTTTTCGTGTAAAGGAAGACACTACTATAGCTATTCTTCAAGTTAAAAAGATACATCCACCTGCACATATTGTTGTGGTAAGCAATACCTATGATGGCTATAGGGAATTAAGCAAAATCATAAATGAAGGCAAGGTCTTTAAAGGATATTATTCCAATAAATCAAGTTCTGGAACCCGAATGAAAGATTATAAATTAACTAAGACCTCGACTAATGAGGGTTTAAATATTTATATGTAA
- a CDS encoding NAD-dependent epimerase/dehydratase family protein: protein METQRIMVTGGSGFIGTNLVNELRSRGHEVLSVDLLHHEDEADLYSDSYSDYVRGDIRNYRQMERIFDDNDKFDYVYNLAAEYGRWNGEGYYENLWETNVIGLKNMIRLQEKLGFRMISFSSAEVYGDYEGIMSEDVMENRPIKDTYQMNDYAISKWAGELMCMNSATMFGTETVRVRPVNCYGPHEAYSPYKGFIPIFIYKALHGLPYSVHKGHKRIIDYVEDTANTFANIVDNFIPGEVYNVGSKQEWEMTIEEYSDLVLEAVGIDDSLVTYTPAEDFTTKVKTIDFSKAIRDLKHDPKVSPKEGIKRTVEWMKWYYRIED from the coding sequence ATGGAAACTCAAAGGATTATGGTAACTGGCGGAAGTGGATTTATAGGAACAAACCTTGTAAATGAACTTAGATCTAGAGGACATGAAGTATTGTCTGTTGACCTTTTGCATCATGAGGATGAGGCTGATTTGTATTCAGACTCTTACAGTGATTATGTAAGGGGAGACATTCGTAACTATCGTCAAATGGAACGCATCTTCGATGACAATGACAAATTTGACTATGTTTACAATTTGGCAGCAGAATACGGCAGATGGAACGGTGAAGGATATTATGAAAACCTTTGGGAAACCAATGTAATCGGTTTGAAGAATATGATCCGTCTTCAAGAGAAATTAGGATTTAGAATGATTTCATTCTCCTCTGCTGAAGTTTATGGTGACTATGAAGGAATAATGAGTGAAGATGTAATGGAAAACAGGCCAATAAAGGACACTTATCAAATGAATGACTATGCAATCTCCAAATGGGCTGGAGAGCTTATGTGCATGAACTCTGCAACCATGTTTGGAACTGAAACTGTAAGGGTTCGTCCTGTTAACTGTTATGGTCCTCATGAAGCTTACTCTCCTTATAAAGGATTCATTCCAATCTTTATTTATAAGGCACTTCATGGATTGCCTTATTCAGTTCATAAGGGACATAAAAGAATTATTGATTATGTGGAAGACACTGCAAATACCTTTGCAAATATTGTAGATAATTTCATTCCAGGTGAAGTCTATAATGTTGGAAGCAAACAGGAATGGGAAATGACCATTGAAGAGTATTCTGACCTTGTGCTTGAAGCTGTAGGTATAGATGATTCCTTAGTGACCTACACTCCTGCTGAAGACTTTACTACAAAAGTTAAGACCATTGACTTTTCTAAGGCTATTCGTGATTTAAAACACGATCCTAAAGTCTCTCCTAAGGAAGGAATTAAAAGAACAGTCGAATGGATGAAATGGTATTACAGAATTGAAGATTAG
- a CDS encoding ADP-ribosylglycohydrolase family protein — protein sequence MSINKEKMDYSIKSGIFGLVVADALGVPYEFKDKHYCDMNPMTDMIGHGTYNQEAGTWSDDSSIALATLDGLTDYEFGEDDVEGMRIKNFAEIIDYDSIAHKFADWLINKKYTPHGDVFDVGNTTSHAIYSFYAGKVDALHASGAGKKDAGNGSLMRILPVSFLIYFLSLKYDFDEEGEMEAIHNLSSITHRTLRCQMACGIYIKIAIELLKNYFDSEDDSNLLELVNNGINSAKEYYETKEEFAHELSIYEDVFSLEIQDFDRDDIKGSGYVVEALKAALWCLLNNDDYKDTALAAVNLGHDTDTTAAIAGGLAGIYYGYDNIPSNWLDKIAKSDYIGELCNNLSDYLFEILED from the coding sequence TTGAGTATAAATAAAGAAAAAATGGATTATTCCATTAAAAGTGGCATATTTGGCCTTGTTGTAGCAGATGCATTAGGAGTTCCTTATGAATTTAAAGACAAGCATTACTGTGATATGAATCCTATGACTGATATGATTGGTCATGGAACCTATAATCAGGAAGCTGGAACATGGTCTGATGACAGCTCTATCGCTTTAGCTACATTAGATGGATTAACTGACTATGAATTTGGCGAAGATGATGTTGAAGGCATGAGGATTAAGAATTTTGCCGAAATCATTGATTATGATTCAATTGCCCATAAATTCGCAGATTGGCTAATTAATAAGAAATACACTCCTCATGGAGATGTATTTGATGTTGGAAACACAACAAGCCATGCAATCTATTCCTTTTATGCAGGTAAGGTCGATGCATTGCATGCAAGTGGCGCAGGTAAAAAGGATGCTGGAAACGGATCTTTAATGAGAATATTGCCTGTCTCATTCCTTATTTACTTCTTATCATTGAAATATGACTTTGATGAGGAAGGTGAAATGGAAGCAATCCATAATCTGTCTTCAATTACTCATAGGACTTTAAGATGTCAGATGGCTTGTGGAATCTATATAAAAATCGCTATTGAACTCTTAAAGAATTATTTTGACTCTGAAGATGATTCAAACTTGTTGGAATTAGTTAATAATGGTATAAATTCAGCAAAAGAATATTATGAAACTAAAGAGGAGTTTGCTCATGAATTAAGTATTTATGAGGACGTATTCTCCCTTGAGATTCAAGATTTTGATAGGGATGATATAAAAGGTTCCGGATATGTTGTAGAAGCTCTTAAGGCAGCATTATGGTGTCTTTTAAATAATGATGATTATAAGGACACAGCTTTGGCAGCTGTTAATTTAGGTCATGATACTGATACAACTGCAGCTATTGCTGGTGGATTGGCTGGAATTTATTATGGATATGACAATATCCCATCTAATTGGTTAGATAAGATAGCAAAATCTGATTATATTGGAGAATTGTGCAATAATCTTTCTGATTATCTTTTTGAGATTTTGGAGGATTAA
- a CDS encoding ABC transporter ATP-binding protein, whose amino-acid sequence MDNKNENSNKIKTQLIPSIHNTVSLQAHLTTKDGEPIVGEEVVYKLYSIDKSFLTQYSRITNEEGLVHLTLNIKHKVYIEICYEGSEKYESNNVMTFRTKPSDDEKNVKTKHPLQVQREEKLEQKKIEEKKKNLLDFQQKQKDLESVDEDNIAIELKNVNLSFTIGSDKIDNLKEYVIRTIKRTKEKKTIFKATDDVSFKIYKGEKVGLIGFNGAGKSTLLKIISGVYTPDDGEVIVNGKIAPLLSLGAGFDKNYTGRENIFLNGAILGYNEEFLNSKYDEILEFSELGQFINLPVKNYSSGMLSKLGFSIATIVEPDILILDEVLGVGDVNFKRKSREKLNSLIESNITVLLVSHTISEIRNICEKAIWLENGKIREIGEVNDICDKYLEEAKKVSDDKTKKLKPKRF is encoded by the coding sequence ATGGATAATAAGAATGAAAATAGCAATAAGATCAAAACCCAATTAATACCATCTATTCATAATACTGTATCTCTCCAAGCACACCTCACTACAAAAGATGGAGAGCCTATTGTAGGAGAGGAAGTCGTATACAAATTATATTCCATAGACAAAAGTTTTCTTACCCAATATTCTCGTATAACAAATGAAGAAGGCTTAGTTCACCTTACATTAAACATAAAGCATAAGGTCTATATTGAAATCTGCTATGAGGGCAGTGAAAAATACGAATCAAACAATGTAATGACCTTTAGGACAAAGCCTTCAGATGATGAGAAAAACGTTAAAACAAAACATCCCCTTCAAGTTCAAAGAGAAGAAAAGTTGGAACAAAAGAAAATTGAAGAGAAAAAGAAAAATCTATTGGATTTCCAACAAAAACAAAAAGATTTGGAAAGTGTGGATGAGGACAACATAGCCATAGAGCTAAAGAATGTCAATTTAAGTTTTACAATCGGATCCGATAAGATAGACAACTTAAAGGAATATGTAATCCGTACCATCAAAAGAACAAAAGAAAAGAAAACAATATTCAAGGCTACAGATGATGTGTCCTTTAAGATATATAAAGGGGAAAAGGTCGGCTTAATCGGCTTTAATGGAGCTGGAAAAAGCACATTGCTTAAGATCATATCAGGTGTCTACACTCCAGATGACGGAGAGGTTATAGTCAATGGAAAAATAGCGCCTTTATTATCCTTAGGGGCAGGATTTGATAAGAATTATACAGGAAGAGAAAACATTTTCCTGAATGGAGCGATTTTAGGATACAATGAAGAGTTCTTAAACTCAAAATACGATGAAATCCTTGAATTTTCAGAGCTTGGACAATTCATCAACCTTCCAGTTAAAAACTACTCCTCTGGAATGCTTTCAAAATTAGGATTTTCAATAGCCACCATAGTGGAACCGGACATTCTAATTCTTGATGAGGTATTGGGAGTGGGAGACGTTAATTTCAAACGAAAAAGTAGAGAAAAACTTAATTCATTGATTGAATCCAATATTACCGTTTTGCTTGTTTCACATACAATCAGTGAGATAAGAAATATCTGTGAAAAGGCCATCTGGCTTGAAAACGGTAAAATCAGAGAAATTGGAGAAGTCAATGACATTTGTGATAAGTATTTGGAAGAAGCTAAAAAGGTAAGCGATGATAAGACTAAAAAATTAAAGCCTAAACGGTTTTAA